aatgcaccttatgctaaatatcaatcttctggaatatattttataatttgttaattgatttgtggtaatattcagagttcaaaataaatttattatctatgcTCGACTCCATTTCACTGCTTAAAGCGTCTATTAATCACTGAGGAAGACTGAGACATTGAGGTAACAGAAGGCAAGCAGGAGTTTCAGCGctgactgcctgccttttgaccACTGCTGGAGAAGGAATCGGTGAGGCCTGTCAGTGTGTGGCAGGCAGGTAGTCCTCTCTGTCACGTGTGGTGTCGGTGATACATGATGGTATCGTGGTTCTGCAGTTATGGAttggacttggactgtggactttttcagacccaTAGTTTttacattgttttttttaaatcgccTGTTCCTTTTGTTTTGTTGGGTGAACAGAAGGTGTTTGGGGGTTGGTGTTCTGTTAGTGCCCTGTCTTTCTTTTGTGGCTATCTTGAGAAATTCAAATTTTAGAGTTGTATATGGGCACATGCTTTAatagtaaatgaacctttgacctttgaaccatatacaatcctgagattcattttcttgcaggcataatcaataaacccaataaccaaaataaaatcaatgaaagaccatagcAATAAGGCAGACAATCAATGAgccaaaggcaacaaactgcaaatacaagagaaataatactaataaatgTGTTGTATATGAATTATACATTCTGCGTTGTACACCTTGGCCCCAAGGAAAGCTGTTGTTTCAATTGACAGTAGATAgggttgaataacaataaacttgaacctgactTGAACTGAATTTCCACATTCATGAAGCAAAAAATACACAACTATTTAAATTGTGGAAAATTAATTTCTACTTGATAGTAAAATTGAGAATACTATGAACATCGGACAGATTCACTTGCATTTGAAAAGACCTGTAAACCCTGACAAGAGGAAACTACAAAGCAATTGCACAGACCTGATTGTTATTTCCTAGATTATTTTATAGTGTCTTCTGCTTTTCATATTTACTTGACATTTTTAAATAACACaaaagtaaaagtaaaacttaaacaTAAAAAAATCCCCAcaaatgatatctaaaacttctgacaaacttctatagatgtgtagtgggaagtgtactgactggctgcatcacagcctggcatggaaagaCCAACACCCTTAAACgtgaaatcctacaaaaagaagtggattCGGCACAGTACATCATGGGCAAAGGCCCCCATctatatgaaatgctgtcataggaggGCAGTGTCCATCAagtaccccaccacccaggccatgcacttttctcgctgctgccatgaaGTAGGTGCAAGAGCCCCAGGATttgcaccaccagcttcaagaacagttactatctactcctcagccatcaagttagagaagtcaatgttcatattGACTTCTCAAtgttcatcaggttggaggctatccagacataaggtgttgttcctccaacctgagtgtggcttcatctttacagtagaggaggccgtggatagacatatcagaatgggaatgggatgtggaattaaaatgtgtggccactgggagatcctgctttccctggcggacagagcgtaggtgttcagcgaaacggtctcccagcctgcaccGGGTCttgccagtatatagaaggccgcatcgggagcaccggacgcagtatatcaccccagccgactcataggtgaagtgtcgcctcactgggaaggactgtctggagtcctgaatggtggtaagggaggaagtgtaagggcatgtgtagcacttgttccgcttacaaggctaagtgccgggagggagagaTATCGGTGGGGAGatatgggggggacgaatggtcaagggagtcgcgtagcgagtgctccctgtggaaagcggggcgggggggggagggaaagatgtgcttggtggtgggatcccgttggaggtggtggaagttatggagaattatatgttggagccagaggctggtggggtggtaggtgaggacaaggggaaccctattcctagtggggtggcgggaagatgaggtgagagcagatgtgtgtgaaatgggagagatgcgtttgagagcagagttgatggtggaggaagggaagcccctttctttaaaaaaggaggacatctccctcgtcctgagagcagatgctgcggagacagaggaattgccagaaggggatggcatttttgcaagagacagggtgagaagaggaatagtccaggtagctgtgagagtctctaggcttatagtagacatcagtagataagctgtctccagagacagagacagaaagatccagaaaggagagggaggtgtcggaaatggaccaggtaaacttgagggcagggtgaaagttggaggcgaagTTAATGAAATCAACGAACTCAGCATGTgtctttcccccaccccccccacccgctttctgcagggatcgctccctacacgattcccttgtccattcgttccccccatcccttcccacccatctcactcccggcacttatccttgtaagcggaacaagtgctacacatgcccttagacttcctcccttaccaccattcagggccccagaccatccttccaggtgaggcgacacttcacctgtgagttggctggggtgatatactgcgttcagtgctcccaatgcagccttctatatattggcgagacccgacacaggctgggagaccatttcccCGGCTCTGGccgccagtggccacacattttaattctacgtcccattcccattctgctatgtctatccacggcctcctctaccgccaagatgaagccacactcaggttggaggaacaacaccttatattccgtttgggtagcctccaacctgatggcatgaacattgacttctctaacttctgttaatgccccacctccccttcgtaccccatctgttatttattattatgtatagaacatagaataaaggcccttcagcccacaatgttgtgccgaccctcaaaccctgcctcccatataaccccccaccttaagttcctccatatacttgtctagtagtctcaaatattttcttttctctatcctttttctccctctgtccctctcactatactccttgcccatcctctgggcttccccccctcccactttctttctccctagacctcccgtcccatgatcctctcccttctccagcctcatatctcttttgccaatcagctttcctgctcttagctccattcctccccctccactcttactatctcatctttcagttagtcctgacgaagggtctcagcccgaaacgtcgactgtacctcttcctatagatgctgcctggcctgctgcgttcaccagcaatttttatgtgtgttgcttgaaattccagcacctgcagatttcctcgtgtttgcatccacAACCAAAATCAAAATGAGTTTCAAAATGTAGCTTACTTGGCCACAATCCCGTCGTTCTTTGCTAGCCTTAGGATACAATCATCTGATTCACCCTGTTAAAAAAGTAAAAATGTGAAATAAGTCTTCAAATGCAACGTAGATCAAATAGCATTCCATTGTCATCAAAAACAAATGAGTGAATGTAAACAATGTGGTCTGTGCAGGTATGGATAAAATTGCAATTCTACACAGTTAGCTCAAAAATACGTACTTACAATATATTGTGGTATCACACAAGTTACTTTCAACAGAAGCACAAATTGGATTTTAACTCACCTACACTCAAACAGTTGTCTCTATGTTATGTATATTTTCATGGATTCCAATCACACTTTCAACATGATTAGTTACTGACAATAACCATTATCCACAAAATGAACCTGAGCAAAGCCCTGGACCTTCTGGAATTTACCTACCAGCACATCTGGTCTGCAGCAAATGCAATCCTAATGGTTCAATAACCCCAAAACATGTCAGGCAGGTGTCTCCTCTATACTAATTAtcatccctccacactaatcaCCAGGCTTCAAACCCTggacctctgcacctccctctgcaattgaagcCTTGATTTCCTTTTTGGGAGACCACACTCAGCATGGATTGGCAATAACTTCTCCTGACAATCAAGTCTGAGGATGCATGCTTAACCTACTGCTCTATCCTCTCTAAActcatgactttgtggctaagcatagctcaaaatCCATGAATAAATATGCCAACAACACcgctgttggtagaatctcagataacGACCTCGAGGTGGCACAGCAATgaaatagattggctggttgactgGTATTGCAACAACGACCTTATAACCAGTATCAGAAACAGCACACTAGTCCTCAATGAggggtcagcagtagaaagggtgagatgtttcaggttcctgggcgtcaacatctTGGGGGATCTATTCTGGACTCAAGACATTGCTGCAATCAAAGTATACGTGCCAGTGATGCTACTTCATTAAGTAGTTGAGAAATTTTGTTTTGTCATCAGAGACTCAAGCATTTCAGTACTGAGGGGAACATTCTGACTTGTTTTATCACAGTCTGTATTGAGGCTCCATTTCACAGGATTGCAAGCGGGATGTAAGTTCAgctagctccaccatgggcacaatCCTCCCCAACATAGAGGATATTTTCAAGAGACAGCCCCTCAAGAAGGATGTATTCATCACTAAGGACTCGCCATCTGGGAgatcctctcattactaccattacaCAGGAGCCTAAGACAGAAATGGCTTATCCCCtgtcaccatcaaatttctgggTGATCCGTGagcccatgatcactacctcgaTATTCCTTTTGTTtactgcactacttatttttatatagtAATTTTTATCTCTTTGCTCTGTACTCTCACAGAACAACAAGTTTTACAGTATACACATCAGTGATTAATAATCCCGATTCAGATTTTGGTTATTCTCACTCAATGAGGACTATAACTAAGCTCTGTTTCTTCCCCAGAACTTCAATCAAGAGTAAATAAAATTGTGAACAAATTAAGGCAACAGAAAACTTCggtgccatggtagcgtagcagttagtgtgacgctattacagctcggtgtGTTctgcagttcagagttcaattctggtaaggagtctctgtacatcctccccgtggaatgcatgggttctccccgggtactctggtttcctcccacagtccaaagatgtatcaggtaggttaactggttgttgtacattgtcctatgattaggttagggttaatggggtttgctgggcaggcacagctcaaagggttggaagggcctactctacaCTGAATtgctaaaattaaaaataaataaaagtaatgaTCTGCTACTTTGTCAATTCTTCTTCCTTATCCAGTACCATCACTTTGCCTCAAGACAATCGGAATAATGCATGAACTTAGAAGTTATAATGAAGCACTTTCTCCTTCGGCTTTGACCAAAAAACATGGTCAAGCCAAGACACTTCAACAGAAATCACACTAGAATTGGAGCCCAATCGTAATGAATAAACCTTCACATGTATCACATTAATATAGAAGGGGTAAAAGATCTTGCTgacaattatttttatttacactgAATCCGGTGCAAAGATGGGGTGAAATTTTTGATTTAAACATCTGAAAAGTTGTGATTTCTGGGAAATGTACACATACATTTATAGGGATCCCATGTAAATGACTGAGATAAAGAAATTCTAAGGAACCCCTACCTCCCCCCAGTAAAAAATTCCCATCGATGTATATCCTTATTTAAAAGAGCTAGATTTCAGCACACATgttcattcatttattgagataaagtgcAGGATAGGCACTTCAAACTacactacccagcaatcccccgatttaaccccagcacaatttacaatgaccaattaacctaccaaccggcatgtctttggactctgggatgaaaccagaggtcccagaggaaacccatacggtcacgtggagaacacaAAAAAATTGTTATAAGCAGCAGTGGGaacccactacactactgtgctgccaaaGTAAATGGCAAATGCAAGATCATCATTAACGTGCAATTTCACACATCACTACTAAGCTCCTTTAGTAATCCAGTAGTTTAATACTATAAAAGGATAATAAACTGCAAGTAACGATTTACTTTATTCCAAACTGTACATACCATCCTACGAATAGCTCCACAGATGGCATAGGTTTTGTGTTGCCCATTGAATCTCCCAGTTACTTTATCCACCTAAGATGAAAGAGATTTCAACAGATAAATTATTCAAACACCAAAGAGATGTTTTGGAAACCTAAAGGCAAAGTCTATAACCAAGTCGGGTACAAAGTCTGGTCATTGTACCAGAGCTGGTATATTTGATTAAGTGAAGGTGAGAGCTGAGAAGAACAATGTAGATGATATGAATATCAATAATTAGAAGGCCAAAGAAATAACTGAAATTAGGAAGTAGGGTCAGCAATGACAGATGGATATAAAAAGACAATGGATGCAAAACAAGTGTGAATGGATGTTTCTCCAGACTGCTCGGAGCTATACAGTGGTTACTGTTAGGACAATTACTTTTTGTATATACATTAACAACTTGGATTTTGGTGCCAATGCTTACGTACGAAGAATACAGGTGACACAAAACCCAGGAATACAGCAGTGAGAATGATAGTAAAAGAACACCCATAAAATAATTTGTTAGGTAGGTATTGAAAATATGAATGGTTTTGATGCATCTCATTCCTAAACTTGAACCTCTACAGTGCATGCAATTCAGGCAAATAACAATACAACTAATATTCCGGTTACAATGGATTTTAAGAGTCCTGTCTTGTGAGTATCTAAAAGGAAGTTTAAGTTTTAAAAATCTCTTTTGAACTTGGCTAGTTTAGTCAATAAGTATAGAATGATACAACATGGAAAATGACCATTTGGGACCACCTTGCCTCATCCACATCTGATACATCTCTGCTCTTCCCTACAGTGCTGTAAATACTTTCATACAAGTAGACATCTAACTTCCTTTGGAATATTATTACGAAATCTGCTTCCAGCATAGGCAATGCAACTCTGAAAGCAAATCTCTATAGTTGCAAGATATCCAaagtagaaattttaaaaaatgccggAAATTCTCAAGTCAGCCAGGAGAGAGGTAACATATTAGTTTGAAGACTTTTAAATCAATCaagtttaagttgcagagaaaggggaaggtacattttatttcatttcagacatttgttttgttatttttaaataaGACATACCTTGACTACCCTTTCATGCAGCACCATCTACCATCATTTGTACAATTCAAACTTCCCCACTGTCAGCTCCATGGGAGACCTTTTTTTAAAGATCTATTTTTTCCCTACTCCTCTTTCTGCATAACAATCCAATCTCTGCCACTTAAATTCTTACAAAAATTTACCAACTTGAATTATTAGTTTGTTTCTTTCTCCATACATACTGTTTGACCCGCTGAATACctacagtattttctgtttttctctcttaAGGTGTAGACTAATGCTTTTTGCTGGTAACTTAGATCAGTGCTTACTGTTTTCTACCAGCTTGAGCACCAGAAACTGTTTCTATTTGATCAagataatttattttgaacaaaGAGGCAACAAATTACCCAGCTCATTCCCTCAATGCAACACTCTTGACTGCTAATATACATTTTCCTGCCATACAGTTTTCTGATTGGGCACCTTACATCATATCGACTGTGTAAAAACATTCCCTTTGGTTGCTTGTGTGAAACCTGCCCACCATTTCTCCTCATTTAGTCTCACAATTGTCCTAGATTTTACATATTTTCCCTTGGCAACCTGACCACAAGAACCTAAGTATTTCCAATACTGACCATACAAATTCTAACCATAGTTATAAGATGTAATAAGACTTACAGTCTGAACTAATTATATATAACTTACCTCAGCAAGGTTGATTTGAATAGAGGCATGGTCCTTAGCACCAATAATTCTGTTGCTAGCAGAGCTAAAAGACAAAAATTAACAAATCAACATAGATTAACACATGTAATACACGTCACCATGTGCAAATATttagattagctctatttgtcacatatacagttgtgataggggactcgatagtaagggggtcagataggcgattctgtggacgcagtccagagactcggatggtagtttgcctccctggtgccagggtccgggatatttctgatcgtgtccaagatatcctgaagtgggagggtgaagagccagaggtcctggtacatataggtaccaatgacataggtaggaaaagggatgaggtcctgaaagaagaatatagggagctaggaagggagttgagaaaaaggaccgcaaaggtagtaatctcgggattactgcctgtgccacgcgacagtgagagtaggaatgcaatgaggtggaggataaatgcgtggctgagggattggagcagggggcagggattcaagtttttggatcattgggacctcttttggcgcaggtgtgacctgtacaaaaaggacgggttacacttaaatcctagggggaccaatatcctggcagggagattagcgggggctactgaggtgactttaaactagaatggttggggggtgggaatcaaattaaagcggctaggtgtgaggaggttagttcacaacagagggatgggaaccagtgcagagagacagaggggtgtaaagtgagcgtagaagcaaaaagtacaaaggggaaaagtaaaagtggcaggccgacaaatccagggcaagcattaaaaagggctaagagagttgtaaaagagcgcctgaaggctttatgtgtcaatgcaaggagcattcgtaataaggtggatgaattgaaagtgcagattgttattaatgattatgatatagttgggatcacagagacatggctccagggtgaccagggatgggagctcaacgttcagggatattcaatattcaggagggatagacatgaaggaaggggaggtggggtggcgttgctggttaaaaaagagattaacgcaatagaaaggaaggacatcagccgggaagatgtggaatcaatatgggtagagctgcgtaacactaaggggcagaagacgctggtgggagttgtgtacaggccacctaacagtagtagtgaggtcggagatggtattaaacaggaaattagaaatgtgtgcaataaaggaacagcagttataatgggtgacttcaatctacatgtagactgggtgaaccaaattggtaaaagtgctgaggaagaggatttcttggaatgtatgcaggatggttttttgaaccaacatgtcgaggaaccgactagagagcaggctattctggactgggttttgagcaatgaggaagggttaattagcgatcttgtcgtgagaggccccttgggtaagagtgaccataatatggtggaattcctcattaacatggagagtgacgtagttaattcagaaacaaaggttctgaacttaaagaggggtaactttgaaggtatgagacgtgaattagctaagatagactggcaaatgacacttcaaggattgacggtggatatgcaatggcaggcatttaaaggttgcatggatgaactacaacaattgttcatcccagtttggcaaaagaataaatcaaggaaggtagtgcacccgtggctgacaagagaaattagagatagtatcaattccaaagaagtagcatacaaattagccagagaaagtggctcacctgaggactgggagaaattcagagttcagcagaggaggacaaagggcttaattaggaaggggaaaaaagattatgagagaaaactggcagagaacataaaaacggactgtaaaagcttttatagatatgtaaaaaggaaaagactgataaagacaaatgtaggtcccctgcaaacagaaacaggtgaattgattatggggagcaaggacatggcagaccaattgaataattactttggttctgtcttcactaaggaggacataaataatcttccagaaatagtaagggacagagggtccagtgagatggaggaactgagcgaaatacatgttagtagggaagtggtgttaggtaaattgaagggattgaaggcagataaatccccagggccagatggtctgcatcccagagtgcttaaggaagtggcccaagaaatagtggatgcattagtgataatttttcaaaactcgttagattctggactagttcctgaggattggagggtggctaatgtaaccccactttttaaaaaaggagggagagagaaaccggggaattataggccggttagcctaacgtcggtggtggggaaactgctggagtcagttatcaaggatgtgataacagcacatttggaaagcggtgaaatgatcggacaaagtcagcatggatttgtgaaaggaaaatcatgtctgacgaatctcatagaattttttgaggatgtaactagtagagtggataggggagaaccagtggatgtggtatatttggattttcaaaaggcttttgacaaggtcccacacaggagattagtgtgcaaacttaaagcacacggtattgggggtaaggtattggtgtgggtggagaattggttagcagacaggaagcaaagagtgggaataaacgggaccttttcagaatggcaggcggtgactagtggggtaccgcaaggctcagtgctgggaccccaattgtttacaatatatattaatgacttggatgagggaattaaatgcagcatctccaagtttgcggatgacacaaagctgggtggcagtgttagcagtgaggaggatgctaagaggatgcagggtgacttggataggttgggtgagtgggcaaactcatggcagatgcaatttaatgtggataaatgtgaagttatccactttggtggcaaaaataggaaaacagattattatctgaatggtggccgattaggaaaaggggaggtgcaacgagacctgggtgtcattatacaccagtcattgaaagtgggcatgcaggtacagcaggcggtgaaaaaggcgaacggtatgctggcatttatagcgagaggattcgagtacaggagcagggaggtactactgcagttgtacaaggccttggtgagaccacacctggagtattgtgtgcagttttggtcccctaatctgaggaaagacatctttgccatagagggagtacaaagaaggttcaccagattgattcctgggatggcaggtctttcatatgaagaaagactggatgaactgggcttgtactcgttggaatttagaagattgaggggggatctgattgaaacgtataagatcctaaagggattggacaggctagatgcgggaagattgttcccgatgttggggaggtctagaacgaggggtcacagtttgaggatagaggggaagccttttaggaccgaggttaggaaaaacttcttcacacagagagtggtgaatctgtggaattctctgccacagcaaactgttgaggccagttcattagctatgtttaaaaggaagttagatatggcccttgtggctacaggggtcagggggtatggagggaaggctgggttctgagttggatgatcagccatgatcataataaatggcggtgcaggctcgaagggccgaatggcctactcctgcacctattttctatgtttctatgtttctatatacatggaAATATCAAATATGCGGTGAAATGGTAATTTgttatcaatgaccaacacagtccaaggattatgCTGGAGGCAGTCTAGAAATGTCATCattttctggcgccaacatagcccatccacaactcagtaaccctaaccagtacatctgtggaatgagagaggaaatCGGAACAGCCGGAGGAAGTAATGGAGAGgtcaggaatcgaaccctgatctgaGATCGCTGGCACTGGAAAGCATTAAACTAACTACTATGTTGACATGCCCTGACACTCATTTCATACCCACCATTTGCGTGGAACATAAAGATCAACAAATTCTCCTGCGTCGTTCTGCATGTTGGATTTAGTTCAGCTGGAGGACTTTTATTTAGATGTGACAAAGATCTACAGAGATAGAAAAGTAAGAACACATTACTAGAGATATTTTCTACAGGCTGTTCCAGTTAACTGTTAAGCCTCCTTGTTGTTAAACACTCCTTTCATTTCATCACTTCATTTTCAGCAACACCTGCCTAACATTTGTCCAGAATTACACATGGCAGAATAACTCAAaaacgaggaaacctgcagatgctggaatttccagcaacacacatcaaagttgctggtgaatgcagcaggccaggcagcatctctaggaagaggtacagttgacgtttcctgctgagacccttcatcaggactaacattCTCCTaactcctatcatttcagatctccccctacccctttcaaatctcttactagctcttctttcagttagtcctgatgaagggtctcagcccaaaacgtccactgtacctctccccagagatgctgcctggcctgctgtgttcaccagcaactttgatgtgtcttggCAGAATAACTTGAGTTTTCTATAAGTCCCATTAACTAACTGAACAGCTATTTATGAATAAACGAAAAACCAAAGAAAAATAACGCAGGTGCCACTGACAGGCCTGTTTACTACAGTTCTTAACTGCACGAGATGAGAATGGGAGTTGCAGCTTTTAAATGCAACAATGAAATATATTTACATCACAGAAGTGGAACTGACTTGAGGGCGCTGGTGTTCTCATGCTTCAGCACAGGATGAAATATAGGTGGATAAAAACAGGTTCTTGTTGATTTATATAAAAATACTTTTATTgagttaatgattttcatttatgTGGCACTTTGAATATAAAACACTTAATGGAGATGGTTGCATTGCAAAGAGGAAAATATGGTATAAATCCAAAAGCAAGAGATGAACCAAAGAGAAAAGTAGATAATCGAAAAGTTGTTAAATAAACCTTAAAAAGGATAGCGAGACAACATTAGTGGAGGAAAAGGATACAGAAGAGGCCAGATAGGTCTAACAAATGATGCATTACCGTattaatcagaatctggtttagcATTCAATAGCAtgcgtcatgaaatgtgttaactttacaacagcagtacaatgcaatacgtgataaatatagagggaaaaaaaggagttACATTCAGTATATTTGTCTCTTAGGAAGTTAagaataagtagagcaaaaaacagaaataaaaaagtagtgaggtagtattcatgggtccaatgtc
The sequence above is drawn from the Mobula hypostoma chromosome 2, sMobHyp1.1, whole genome shotgun sequence genome and encodes:
- the rps21 gene encoding small ribosomal subunit protein eS21 isoform X2; the encoded protein is MQNDAGEFVDLYVPRKCSASNRIIGAKDHASIQINLAEVDKVTGRFNGQHKTYAICGAIRRMGESDDCILRLAKNDGIVAK
- the rps21 gene encoding small ribosomal subunit protein eS21 isoform X1; protein product: MQNDAGEFVDLYVPRKCSASNRIIGAKDHASIQINLAEVDKVTGRFNGQHKTYAICGAIRRMGESDDCILRLAKNDGIVAKAV